The following coding sequences lie in one Chitinophagaceae bacterium genomic window:
- a CDS encoding transposase translates to MRLRWDIEPFFKFLKQHLNLTHLVSRNINGISVMIYMTLILAILLIVYKKLNKISSYKIAKLRFTLELDEEIMKQVAILCGGDPKKVKNLFNDS, encoded by the coding sequence TTGCGGCTTAGATGGGATATTGAACCGTTTTTCAAGTTTCTAAAACAACATCTTAACCTTACTCATTTGGTATCCAGAAATATCAATGGAATCAGCGTGATGATCTATATGACTCTCATTTTGGCCATCCTGCTTATCGTTTATAAAAAACTCAACAAAATCTCCAGCTATAAAATAGCAAAGCTTCGCTTTACACTTGAACTCGATGAAGAAATAATGAAACAAGTGGCCATCTTATGCGGTGGTGATCCTAAGAAAGTTAAGAACCTGTTTAATGACTCTTAA
- a CDS encoding TAXI family TRAP transporter solute-binding subunit, with protein sequence MRNKKIISGTLVLLFFSSLGTLLLLSFLPRPASQMTILSGSKNATQYRFVQDIINIVAPTLDFKIQNKETEGVAYNFSELTDPKTPYKLAIMQADYLYYMQAQDMQLKMEKTKHLKVVLPLGDQQIHLVTSASRGYTGLKDLDGKTVAIGNEGQGTFRTALMIRERSKVSYTSRNIPLDESLTELKLGKIDAFFIASSAPIPQLDINPQSMVDMMTLVPLEDFNDWAKYYKRDTIYKTDYKWLDHDIPTYGVPTLLVVNESKLTEEDRASVTKLKAAIQTNYEQLKEKGHPEWKRVNFSDWSESDWPNFK encoded by the coding sequence ATGAGAAACAAAAAAATTATTTCAGGAACATTGGTGCTGTTATTTTTCTCTTCTTTAGGAACGTTGCTGCTGCTTTCCTTCTTACCCCGTCCTGCAAGTCAGATGACGATCCTGTCCGGCTCAAAAAATGCGACGCAGTACCGTTTTGTCCAGGATATTATAAACATCGTGGCTCCTACACTGGATTTTAAGATTCAGAACAAGGAAACAGAAGGGGTTGCATATAATTTCAGTGAGCTGACTGACCCTAAGACTCCGTACAAGCTGGCCATTATGCAGGCGGATTACCTGTATTACATGCAAGCGCAGGACATGCAACTTAAAATGGAAAAAACGAAGCATCTGAAAGTAGTGCTTCCGTTGGGCGATCAGCAAATTCACCTGGTGACCAGTGCCAGCAGGGGTTATACAGGATTGAAGGACCTGGACGGAAAAACAGTCGCGATCGGAAACGAAGGGCAGGGAACTTTCAGGACTGCACTGATGATCAGGGAACGTTCGAAGGTCAGCTATACTTCCAGGAACATTCCTTTGGACGAATCTTTAACAGAACTTAAGCTTGGTAAGATCGATGCGTTTTTCATTGCCAGTTCAGCCCCGATCCCGCAACTGGATATAAACCCGCAATCGATGGTAGATATGATGACCCTTGTTCCGCTGGAGGATTTTAACGACTGGGCGAAGTACTACAAGCGGGATACAATTTATAAAACGGACTACAAATGGCTCGACCATGATATACCTACTTACGGAGTACCTACCTTGCTAGTGGTAAATGAAAGCAAGCTCACGGAAGAAGACCGGGCCAGCGTTACAAAGCTGAAAGCCGCCATTCAAACCAATTATGAACAGCTCAAGGAAAAGGGGCATCCTGAATGGAAACGTGTGAACTTTTCTGACTGGAGCGAATCCGATTGGCCGAATTTCAAATAG